The Alkalihalophilus pseudofirmus nucleotide sequence TCTTTTGTAACCTCTAGTACATCGGCACCTGAGCTGACGATCTTTTTCTCTGCAATTCCCATGAAATCATCTTTTTTAATATCGATACCATCAATATTTGTATCACGAACAGCGAATGTAACTTGTCCTGTTTTCACATGAGACATTGCCTCTTTCATTCCTTGTGCATTTGCATCAAGCGCATCTGATGGGTTAAATGCGAGTAGTGCAGCAAGTCCTTGAGGAACAGTTTTAGAAGGAATGACAACCGCTTTTGCATCCACTACTTGCGCAGCCTGTTCTGCTGCCATAATGATATTCCCGTTGTTAGGAAGAATAATTACTTTTTCTGCGTTTACTTCTTCAATCGCACGCACAATATCCTCAGTACTAGGATTCATCGTTTGCCCGCCTTGAATGACAGCACTTGCTCCTAAGCCTTCAAACAGCTTGGCAATACCATCGCCCATAGATACCGTTACAATACCGTATTCACTCTTTTCCTTCGGTGTGGCCGCAGGGGCTTCTTCGCCTCCATATACAGCCTTCGTTTCGTCTAGAAGGTGGGTATGTTGTTCACGCATATTCTCAATTTTAATGTTGATTAGATCACCAAAACGTTGAGCTTTCGATAGAACTGCTCCTGGTTCCTCTGCGTGAATATGTACTTTCAGAAGATCTTCATCAGATACAACTAAAAGTGAATCACCATGTTCACTTAGTTCATTACGGAATGATGTTTCATCAAATGGATTAGCAGCTAATTTCTCTTGCTCAAAACGCACCATCACTTCTGTACAATAGCCAAATTCAATATCTTCTGTAGACATATGACTTTGAGCATTGTGATGTTCAATTTTCACAAGATCCTCCATTTGCGGCTCTTCAGGCAATGAATCAGATAGCTTTTCACCTTTAAGCACTGCTAAAAATCCTTCGTAAATATAAACTAATCCTTGCCCACCAGAATCAACCACTCCAACCTCTTTTAATACAGGGAGAAGATCCGGTGTTCTTTTTAAAGAAGCACGTGCTTCTTTAAGCACTTCTTCCATCATTGCTATGACATCTTTTTCATGTTTGGCTGTTTTCACAGCGTGTTTTGCCGCATCTTTTGCAACAGTTAGAATCGTTCCTTCAACAGGTTTCATAACCGCCTTATATGCTGTTTCAACACCATGTTCAAATGCCTTAGCTAAATCTAGTGCACCAATCGACTCTTTACCTTCTACATCCTTAGAGAAACCACGGAATAATTGAGATAAGATAACACCGGAATTACCACGTGCTCCCATTAAGAGTCCTTTTGCAAAAGAGGCAGCGACCTTACCTGCATTATCACTAACTTGTGCTTTCACTTCTTTTACCCCAGAAGTAATGGACAAGTTCATATTTGTACCTGTATCTCCATCCGGAACAGGGAATACATTAAGTGAATCCACCACTTTAACATGTTTTGATAAATTAGCTGCCCCTTCGACAAACATATGGGCAAGTTTTTTTCCTTCAATCGAATTTACTGACACAACAAGCTCCTCCTAACTACACCTTACGGATTAGTAACGCGGACGCCTTGAACAAAAATATTCACGGAATCAACATCTAACCCTAACATTTGTTCTAACTGATACTTCACTTTCGTTTGGACATTGTAAGCTACTTCAGAAATTTTTGTACCATAGCTTACGATAATGTACATATCGATATGAATTTCCTCATCGATCTCACGAATTACCACACCGCGGCGAAAGTTTTCTTTTCCTAACAAATCAGTAATACCATCCTTGATTTGCTTTTGGGAAGCCATACCAACAATACCGTAACAATCGACTGCTGCTCCGCCAGCAATTGTAGCTACTACATCTTTAGAAACATCTACAACACCTAGTTGGGTTTTCATTTCAATGGACATAAATGATTCCTCCTTCTCGAATTCAAGACTTCGGTCATTATCGTCATTTTACTATACTCAAAGGGTTTTTTAAAGTTGTTTTAAAATAAGCGGGGCAAAGATACACTGTCAAGCAACTTTACTTGATAAACTTTCCGTGTAGCTATTGCATTCATATAGGGGCTGTGCTACTATAGTCAAGTATGATTTCTGTGGTCATCGCTATTGGTATAAGGAGGTGCAGATCATGGCTCGTAAATGTGCAATTACTGGAAAACAAGCAAAAAGCGGCAACAAGCGTTCTCACGCATTGAATAAAACAAAACGCCGTTGGGGTGTAAACGTACAAAAGGTTCGTATTTTAGTAGATGGTAAGCCTAAGCGTGTATATGTTTCTACTCGTGCGC carries:
- a CDS encoding Asp23/Gls24 family envelope stress response protein, yielding MSIEMKTQLGVVDVSKDVVATIAGGAAVDCYGIVGMASQKQIKDGITDLLGKENFRRGVVIREIDEEIHIDMYIIVSYGTKISEVAYNVQTKVKYQLEQMLGLDVDSVNIFVQGVRVTNP
- a CDS encoding DAK2 domain-containing protein; translation: MSVNSIEGKKLAHMFVEGAANLSKHVKVVDSLNVFPVPDGDTGTNMNLSITSGVKEVKAQVSDNAGKVAASFAKGLLMGARGNSGVILSQLFRGFSKDVEGKESIGALDLAKAFEHGVETAYKAVMKPVEGTILTVAKDAAKHAVKTAKHEKDVIAMMEEVLKEARASLKRTPDLLPVLKEVGVVDSGGQGLVYIYEGFLAVLKGEKLSDSLPEEPQMEDLVKIEHHNAQSHMSTEDIEFGYCTEVMVRFEQEKLAANPFDETSFRNELSEHGDSLLVVSDEDLLKVHIHAEEPGAVLSKAQRFGDLINIKIENMREQHTHLLDETKAVYGGEEAPAATPKEKSEYGIVTVSMGDGIAKLFEGLGASAVIQGGQTMNPSTEDIVRAIEEVNAEKVIILPNNGNIIMAAEQAAQVVDAKAVVIPSKTVPQGLAALLAFNPSDALDANAQGMKEAMSHVKTGQVTFAVRDTNIDGIDIKKDDFMGIAEKKIVSSGADVLEVTKELLQKLMDENSEIITILQGEDASSELTDELAAYIESEYPDVEVDIHLGNQPLYSYIFSVE
- the rpmB gene encoding 50S ribosomal protein L28, with translation MARKCAITGKQAKSGNKRSHALNKTKRRWGVNVQKVRILVDGKPKRVYVSTRALKSGKVERV